TAAAAGGTGTGGATTATGATCCTAATGTGCAAAGCGAAAAGCTGAAAAACGTTTTCGTAGATGGAAGTTTCACTTTCCAGTGGCGGAGACAAAGGAGTGCTGATTCTATTTTCGATGAAGTTATGATATTCATAACCAATGCTGATATTCATTGTTATCCTAGAatatgtggattattgctgAATCTTTTTGAAGGATTTGATGAGCAAGATGGACAGTTAACAGCTTATTCTACTGGGACTCTACATTcttcaaaaatgggtttgccaAAATCAAACTTAAGATGTGGAGTTGGACCTCAGAGGTTTGGGTTTTCTAATTTCTCTATGAATGGCGTCCATGGAACTGAATCTATTCCTCTGGATCAGTTTCCATTTCTCTCTGTCTGCAGTTTGGGCCTGGTTGACACCGTAGAGAGCTCGCTTCCTTTTCGGGTTGATGATTGGAGGAAGACCTTTAGTTTAAAGGACTGCAAGTCTAGTTCTGTTAGTCATGATAAGTTTGTTTATGCAAAGAATTTCTTAGTGACTTcattaagaaagaaatcaagtCACAAATTTGGAGCTACGAGTGCTGTTGGTAGCCCACAGGATACTGATCAACTTGTTTTGGACGTTGACCTAAGTGGTATTAAGGTGCACTTCCATGATTCTTCTTGCATCTTAGCAACTGTAACAATGCCTGCACTAAGAAGCCTGAGTTCATTTCATGGGGCTGATAATTGGGATATATTGTTGTCAACAGAGGGATTGAGTATCTCCTCTTCGTGGTGTAGTCCAAATTTCCATGGAAACCTTTTTGGTCCTGCGCTACCAACACATCCTCCTGTAGTAAATGTTCGTGTGCAGAAAAATCAGACCTTTGTGTTTTCTAAAATTGAGCTGGGCTTTAGCATTCAGCATACTTGCTGCATTTTGCCTGCAGAACTCCTTGCTGCGTTCATTggttatttttctcttcctgaGTGGACATTGACAAGCAAGGAACAATTTTTTAGCCCTAGAAAGAATACTGGAAGTAAACACTGCGAGTTCTCTTTCAAGTTCGAAGTACTTGACTCTGCATTGGTATTGCCTTCAGAAAATGATATTCATTACCCTTTGAAAATGGGTATTCAACAGCTACATTGCTGCGTTGTACCTGAGTTGGTCTCTGCTGATGCACTAAATGGCCGTCCAAGTTCATCTGTGATGTCAACATCTGGTATTAGGGACATGACCCAGGTTGTCAACTTATTTGGCCAAGGATTGTCTTTGTCACTTATATTACTAAAAGATGACTTGCAGATGGAGAAAGGATATGCTAGTCTGGATTATGTTGTTCTCGTTGAAACTTGCAACATAGATTTGCAGATTAAAATTCCATCTGGAGCAAGTTCTGGACATTCTCTTGTTCCTGCTGTTACAGCATGCATTGATAGCGTAGAAGTTGTTGCAGCAGGTTGGCGTTTGTGTTTCAATATTGGATATGCAGTACTTCTATGACTTAAGATTGCttacaaaagatttttttttatcatacaCAATGAGAAGGATTTTTAGGTGTACTTTTGCTGTTTCTGATGTTGCTGTTTTGTTTATGCTGCAGGTCGTTATTTTTTAGGTGGACTAGAAGCAGTAAGTAATGCCATTGATGAATTGTCATCTGTTAGCATGCAGTCTCAGTGTTTCACATCTGACATCCTGCAATTTAGGCTGCTAAAGAGGAATTTAGTCAAATCCCTTTCTTTCATACCAGAAGTTCCAATGGATCTTTGTATGGATACTAAAGTTTCTATTAAGGCTTTGTCTGTGAAGTTGTTGGATTTTGAAGGCCTACTCTCATCACAGAAAGCGATTGCGAAAGCAAACATGGGAATTAATTTTTCAGCATCTTTCCAACATGAAACTCTAATATGCTTGGATATTGAGATCTCTGATTTTATTTTACATTCTACAAGTGATTCTGTTGTCTTGGCAGCATTCAAAAGGGATTTTTCACCTTCCAGCCTTGATATTAGAATTTCATTATCTGAAGAACATAAACATGAAATATCTTTGGAAATCTCTTCTTTGCATGTCTGGCTTTATTTAGTGGAATGGATGGAAATTTTTGACTTGCTTTATTCCTATGCTCAAGATACAGCCAGAACTACGTCTATGACCAGCTTTCATAGCTCTGATCCATCAGAACAATCTGCATCTCTGGGATTAAATTCTTCTGATCTGAGCCTGGTTACAAGCTTCGCAAGGTCAACTGAGGACATTTCAGAACCTTCACACTATCTTAGTCTCCAGTCAAAATGCATTTgtatttatttccattttccaaTCAAACTGAATGTGGAAGCTGATCctctggatgaagatcctaATATCCAGAAAGGGTCATTTTCGGAGAAATGCTTTGTATCTGAAAATAATGGAACCCTCTTCGCATCTTTAAATTCAAATCTCTGTAAATATATTGTACTTAGTTTAGAGAGTAGGGATACAAAATTAGATATAACTGGGAAAGTTGTGAGATTGGATTCATGTATTGAAAAGGTTGAGGGAAGGCTAGAGAAAGTTGATGGCAGTTCTGTTCATTCCATTCCATTCTTTCTGCTTTTGCAAATCAAGATACTCATGGAGGCATGCATGAAGGAGGGCACAATTCATGCGTCAATTAATGCTCATTTGGGGACCTTAGATATGTGGTTCTCGTACTATACCTTTCATTTCTGCAATGGTGCCTTTCAGAGGGTACCAGAAGTAAAATCCTCTCAAGCTCTTGCCGTAATCATGATTGTGAACGCTTCTTTGAAAAAGTCAACTTTGCTGCTAAGTGATGGAAGGGTATCCCCTCATTCCTGGTTTTGCTTTTTAGTACTCAAAATTTTGGTTCTTCTGTATGCCATACAGAGTTTTGTATCTGCCTTTGGTACTCAAAGAGTGTACACTTTTAATCAGTGTTCTGATTATCCTTTTCGAGGATCTAACTTTGCTTGCTGCCTTGTGTTCCTGTAGCAGTTAGTAAGGTGTttctaaaaataagaaatgtttacctttctttttcctattcagtGGAGTTGCAGTGGACCTGTCATGGAGATCCTCACAAGAAATTTATTTGTAAGGGCAAACCACGACCATGAGATATTGAAAGCTTCAGTTGAAGGTGACCTTCTTGTTAACTACAATAACATCCATAAGGTAATATTGCTATATAGATCACATCCATATTTCATGTTGATGATCACATTTCTAATGCGAGTGCATGTTAGGTTGCATGGGAGCCTTTTGTAGAGCCTTGGAGTTTTAACCTTATGCTAGTGAGGAAGCTAGAGAAAGATGGGCTTGTGCAAACCTTGTCTGGGACTGAAGTCCATTTAACATCAACTGCGCATCTTAACATAAATGTTACAGAGTCTCTTTTCGAGGTATTTATTCaatcttttaatatttattcTAGGAACTTTTACTGCCTTGTTAAACTGTAGCTCTTGCTTGTGCATCATTGTCTTTCCTGCTTACTGATCCAGTCATAAGAGGATACCATGTGGAAAGTTATACTCTCAACAATTTGTACCAAATTTTTAATTCCTGATAGAAGGCCCAATGTGATGGTGTTCGGTTCACAAATCCTTGGCAGTGATTTATTAagatttcatattatttttgtCTAGTTCATGGAGATTATCTACCGTGATTGTGTTTCACCTTTGGCCTAGGGATGTTACATTTAGAGGCTGGATCCTGCATTAACCATTTAAGATTCGCTGTGAAGATGAACTGATTCCTGTACATAATTCAATTGATTGATGTTCTTTTGCTATGCAGGTTGTCTATAGGGGAATGCAGATGATCAATGATGCATGGAGTCGACATGGAGTTGATGATACagaactgaaaatgaaaaaagaacttTTGAATACTGATGGCTCATGTGAGAGAAGATATGCCCCCTATATTATCCAGAATGATACATGTCTGCCACTTTTATTCTGGATATTTGAAGATAATAAAAAGTCATCTTTTGAAGCAAATGTGGAAATTCTTGTTCAGCCAGGCAGTTCGGTCCCAATTTACATTGAAGAATCTCCtgaagaaaattttttccaccACAGAAGCAGTTGCTCCTTTGACagatttgatgagaaaagaTCTCATAGTGCACAGCACCATATGATCTCCATTCAAATTGAAGGGACTTCTGGGGCCTCTGCGCCTATGTCGATGGACCTGGTTGGGCTTAGTTATTTTGAAGTGGACTTTTCTAAAAGATCAGATTTATTAGTTTTGGATGGACGTTCAGAGGCATGCAGAGACACTGCTAGAACTGATAAGAGTGGAAATGTTTCTGAAGTGGGGCTCACTGTCCCTGTAGCATATGAAGTTTCAATTCAACATTACAGTAAATTGATAAGGCTGTACTCCACTGTGAGTGCAACTGTGTATATTTGCTTATAAGTTCCTGGGtatcctttcattttcatttctttcttattatagttttttttttaatcttcagGTTATTTTTCATAATGCAACCTCCATGCCTTTAGAACTGCGCTTTGACATTCCATTTGGCATATCTCCGAAGGTAATATAGTTGCTTTTATTGTCTAATGGCGATGTTGGTTTTGTCATGGTCATGAAATGTATGCAATTGTATAATTTTGTCTAATATATGCATCTTTCAGATATTGGATCCTATTTTACCAGGGCAAGAGTTGCCACTTCCAGTTCATCTTGCTGAATCTGGTCGCATGAGGTGGCGTCCACTTGGATCTGATTTCTTGTGGAGTGAAGCTCAAACCCTCTTAAACATTCTATCGCCAGAGATTAGAACCGGAACCTTGAGATCCTCTGTTTGCTATCCTTCACTTCCTAGTAAGGATCCTTTCAGATGTTGTATAGCTGTTCATGATATACCCCTCAACCCACCATGTTTCAGAAGGTTCAGCTCCACTGGGAATTTAGTTCAGCCATTTCAAAATACAAGTAAGTTAAAGAAGAGATTTATTCGTCAGATTAAGCTGATCACACCACTAGTGGTGAAAAACTATCTTCCAGTGGCGCTGAAATGTACAATAGTGAGTAGTGGAGTTCCTTCCAAAATATCCATTCCAGAGGTATCGAGCACTTATGGCCTATTTATTATCAAATCAACTATTTAATGCTCCTACATGCATCAGTTGCTTAGAGTTTGAGTATCTTAGTCATACTGCTGATTCTGCAGGTGGAcactgtttttgtttctcatatTGATTCTAGCCATGACCTCGGGATAACTTTCTATTTGGATGGGTTTCaaccttcctttttgttgttccCTCGTGCGGAAACCGTTCTGTCTACATCGAAGTCCAATGAGGAAAGATTTTCATCATATGAAACTGTTATATTCTACCCAGATGTGACTAAAGGTCACTTTCTCTCATTGGTAATTCTTTTAGTTATAAAATCATCCCTGCAAAAAATGTTCTAAaggtattttttgtatttttaggTGGTCCACCCATCTGTGTGGATGTTGAGAAGGGAATGAGTACTGTCTGTGGTGCTCGTGAGATTTCTGTTTCTGTCCCTTATCTGCTCTACAACTGTACAGGCTTGACACTTGTGATTGCAGATGCTGATAATAGACACAAGGAGAATGCATGCCTTATTCCTTCAAGTTATTCTTTGATATGGGGAAAGCAACTTTTAAATGACAGGCGTGGTCTGGCCCAGGTATCTTGTGAACAAGGATCCTCTGCTTCTATCGATGTCATTGATTCTCAGGATGTGTTTCCAAGTTATATGATCCCCTACAGGGAGAGACCTTACTGCTCTGGGATATTTCACAAACAACTTCAGACAAGTTCTCCCTTGGTCCAAGGGCAAAAACATATTGACCATCTTGAACCTGATGTCATAGAAAGATCTTCTTTCTGCGGTTTTGCAAGAAAGCAAAGGGCTTCAAGCCAACTGGTATTGCCCGAGGTCTCAAGATCATTTGTTAATGTTGGAATTGATGCGAGGAGAAAAGTTAAGGCATGCATGTACTCGTCTGCACAAGGTCACTCTTCGACTGAAAAGGTTGTTTTGAGCATTTGTATGCCTGGATCCACAAATCTGGATACTCTAAAGAGCAAGTGGTCAAATCCTCTTTTTCTTGCCAGTGTGACTGGCTCAACCAGCATAGTCATCCCACAGCCAGATGGTAGTGGAGCATTTATTGTGTCTGTTACATCAAGTCCTATTTCCGGAGCATTTGCAGGGAGAAGCAGAATGATAACTTTTCAGCCTCGGTAAGTATACAGTGCTTGAACTGACTGCATTATGGTAGTTTGATTTGGCTTCAGATCCTTCCAGTCTATGACTTTTCTGTTGACCATtcatctcttctctctccttttttttttcttcaaaaattgtcAAATGTAACACTTTATTTGAGGTGTgttttgatgttgttttctaGAAGAGCgcatgtttcataaatttacctTTTAGCTAGGAGGtgcatttaactttttaagtttttaatcctttgctgtttttgtttggatgaattTCGGCCATATATAGTATTAATCTTGATTACAAGTCAACTAAATGGGTGAACATTTTCCTTCCTGTAGATATGTGATCAGCAATTCTTGCAACAAAGATTTGTACTACAAACAGAAGGGATGTGATTCCTTCTACATTTTGGGTGTTGGAAAGCATTGCCATCTTCATTTGTCTGACGCAGCAAGGTATTGTTCCTTTATTTGATGGTTGAATTATTTCGTTTAGTTTTTCATTAGGGGTTTGTTGCAATATCTTATCTTTTTTATGgtctttgtttatgtttgtGCAATGTCCATGTGTGATGGCTAGTTTGTGCACCTTTGTCAAAACCATACTTGCCAATTTCtccaaatttaaaaatgtcCTGTTATCAGCATTTCAGAAACAACCAAAACATTTGTGTAGTAAGATGATATTTGTCAACTGAAATCACAATGTAGTTGCCAAAACGTCACAAcgtttttgcattttaaaaaactcAATTTTCTGTTGGACAAGCGGATATGTAGTATGGTTGAGACTTAAAGAAGGTAAGATCCATGCTAATAAATTCCTTATGAGTTAAGGGATCAAAACACTTGTAGCCTTTTTGATGGGGAGGATAGCCAATGAAAACGCATTTGATGGACTGTGCATCAAATTTATCCTCGTGTGGTCCAAGAACATGAACACAAAACAGGTAAAACCAAACACCTTTGGAGGAAGCTGAAATAAAGGTCAATTTGGAAACATTTGTTGGATGGGgatttcatttgaaaagctGAGTATGGTAAACGACTGATCAGGTAACAAGTAGTAAGCATGCACCTCCCTAAAAACCTGCAGGGAGGTGAGTGTGCAACATAAGGGTACGAGCCATGTCTAAAGTTAGCGATGTTTTCTtgagcaaccccattttgttgagacgtgtggggacatgtaaacaaccccattttgttgagacGTGTGGGGACATGTAAACTGTTGTCGAATACCATGATTGTTGTAAAATTGCAGTAAATTGGAGGCTTTGAATTCTATGGCGCTTTGACAGTAGAAGAAAATTTAGTCTTTATTTttagaatgaaatttttgaaaatacatATGACATCATACCTTTCTTTCAACAACAACACCAAACTGACTGAtggaataatcatcaacaataaccAGATAGCAACGAAACTTAGACCTACTAGCAATCTGGTtgggcccccacacatcaacatgaagaagatcaaaaagaCTATGACTGGATGGACTCAAACTGGAAGGAAAACTGCTTCGACTGTGTTTGCCAAGCTGGCAAGCTTCACACTTAAAGTTCTCAGATATTGAAATATTAGGAAGAATATGACGCAACTTCAATAGAGAAGGATGACCCAACCGCAAGTGCCACTGGTACGGAGTGGGTTTTTGAGACACAGAAATAATTGCAGAATCCATAGATGTTGACAAATGGTAGACTCCCCCTtgctcatggcctccaccaatcatcttcccagtttgtaagtcttGAAATACACAAGAGTTAGGGTCAAACATGACTTTACATTGCAAACAAGAGGTTAGCTATTGCACTTACAACTGGTTTGTAGGAAACTCTGGAGtatataaaacatttaataaattcaATGAAGGAGAGATATAACGTCACCACTTCCCAGAATGGGAGAGAATCTACCATCGGCTAATTTAACAAACTGTGGTTGATCAAACTTGGTCAAGGAAGAGAACAAATATGGCGGGCTACAGAAATGCCTTGAGGCACCTGAATCAATCATCCAAACTGTATTTTGGTCATGTGAAACTGTGGAGAGAGCAGAACCAACTGTTCCTGACGAGGCAGAGactgatgaagaagatgaagcagcTCTCTTTGAGATAATATATGCTCATACTCTGCTTTATGCAGGCTAAGAGAGAAAGACTCAGATGTAGTTGGATTCTTTGCAACGGCTGCTGCTTGAGCCATTCCTGGAGGGACTGATGATGAAGTACCTCTGCCTGTGGGAGTCTTAGACTCTCTTCCTTGTGAGCCTCCAGATGGTGTACCATAGATATCACACCTGTCCACAAGATGACCCATTTTTCCACAATAGGTACAttgaaatctgccacgtcctcCAATCCCCCGACTTGTACCTCTTCCTCTAGAGACAGAGGAAGAACTTGACCCATGACCATTAGATGCAGCCAATGTTGATGCAGGTGTGTCACTGATAGATTGAGGTAGGGTAATTGCTAGACGATTTAGCCTGTTATATGCCTCTGGCAAACCAGAGATATCACTCCCAATGAGCATTTGTACCTTTGCCACTGAATATTCTGGAGAGAGACTTGCCAAAAACTTAGAAACCATACATTGCTCATAATGAGTCTTATAGCACAACTTACATGGGGGCCGAAGAGATTTTAGTCGCTCAAAAGTGGCCTTGACATCTGCAAAATATTAGGGCAAACTCATATCACCTTGTTGTAGTTTGTATAGCTCTTCCTCTACGTGGAATACCTTACTCATATTCTTATCATGTGAATAAGTCTCACATAAAAAATCATACATCTCCTTATCAGTGGTGTAATATGCAATGGTAGGAGAAATAGAAGAATCCACACCATTCATtatccaagacataaccatgttGTTATCCTCTTCCCAAGAAGCATACTTTTCAGTCCTGATAACTGGTTCATCTTCCTcaagtaaatattttttcaatgtcCAATGACTGACATCATGAATGACCTCGACCAGATTTCTTAGTTAAGACCATCCAACTTCACTGTAGAACTATAAGAGAATGGATTGCCTCCAATTTTAAACTCATGAGAAGAATCAGGTTTGGGATTTTCCGTCACTGtaaatctgtccacaagagTTCAGCCAACAGAGAATATATAGAGTAGAATAAGGCTGATCAGAAATTAACTATCGACTAACACCACACAACAGAAGTAAACAATTTCGTGTAGATGAGCAGCACTTCTTCcaaacaaaatataaataacCACACAGCAGAAGTAAACAATATCATGTAGATGAGCAGCACTTCTtccaaacaaaaatttaaatacCTTCACAGCACATTACTGTCCACCTCCTGACAGCCAAACCACGACtaatccaaaaaaaattcttaatccaaaaaaaattcttactcGTGAATCTTCTAATCCACGACCACTTGTGTTGTCACCTCCAATGAAGACTTGGTTTTAATGCATCTGAGACTGCTGCATCAGTAGATAATCGTTTCCTAGCATCCATGAATCAttacatgaaaggaaaaaaaaaaatcagcagtCTGCCTTGACTCTAGCAGCATTCATAGAGTAGCATCACGTTCTCCACTTGGCTGCTTTGATCAGATAACGACGTCAGTCCATAAGACGTTAGACGTagactcccacacagctgcCCAAATTTTATTTCTGTTGATATCCATGGTTGGAGTCTATTCACACATATTTCTGAGTGTGAACAGACTCCTTCACACGTGCTCCTTGCTGATGGTCGCCGACCAGAACAGatgaaagaagagagggagaggagaagaagaggagatgaGGTCGCCAGAGAAGAGAAGGTTGCTGGAAGTCAGCAGGAGTCACATCatctgctctgataccatgttacgagagATCACAGGAGAAGAGACGAGgtcgagaaagagagagaaacagcaAAGTCAAATTCTTATTAATCTTCCCTAATTtcatgttaaatgagaattagggtgaaatcaacaaattacaaaataagtccAAGAGTAAAACAACTATTCATAAAAAGCTGTTCCCAAAACTATTAAACATTCAAAACACCACCTAACATTAATGTTATTCAACagaaactttttattttttcttgtttctgttatTCGCatatctttttgaatttttcagcTACTGAAATTTTTCGGATATTTCCCTCAAGAAGCCATGTGCTGAAGAGCGTGCCCAAGAAAACAATTGCATGAAATTGCTAAGGGCAGTATTTCAAGCTGTGTTTTAATCAATGTGTATGGCCCTGAAAATTGTTTTAAGAAATCTTTTAATtgtagatttttgttttgattggCATATGGTCCCATACTTTTGATGTCTATTTGTTGGTGATAAAGATCAAGCTCAACTGAAAGCAACAAATAATGGTTGATGTTGAATTGTGTTCAACATTTTCATCTTCTTAAAACTTTTGGTCACTGAATCTTTATTTATGATATGAAGAAAGTTTTTTACTTACTGCTTTAATCTAACTTTTTTGCGTTGAAAGTTCTTACTTTTGTGGTGTTTGAGAGAAGCTGTCCTTTTTTTCCATATTCTGATTTCCTTATGATGATAGGGAGCTCCTTGTCTCGATCCGATTTGATGAACCAGGATGGCAATGGTCCGGTGGTTTTTTGCCTGATCAGTTAGGAGACACTCTGGTAAAAATGCACAATTACATAACTGGTGCTTTTACCATGGTTAGGGTTGAAGTGCAGAATGCTGATGTATCCATCAAAGATGAAGAGATTGTAGGTAGTTCTACTGGAGGTTCAGGAACCTATCTGATTCTTCTATCTGATGACAATACTGGGTTCATGCCATACAGAATTGACAATTTCTCTATGGATGTAAGTCTTTGTTTCCATGCTAGAAAAAAGTGCTGATAAAAGTGGATCAATTTGTCTTTTTGCTCTTGTAACATGGTCCTAGATACAGTGTCTATCCATGCACCTCATATTTACTTAAatggttttttactttttatataaCGAGCGACTGGTGATGACTTCCCTGTTTTGAAGAGGCTGCGAATTTACCAGCAAAACTGTGAGCGTTTTGAGAGCATTGTGCATCCCTATACTTCTTGTTCATATGCGTGGGATGAACCACAATTTCCACACCGACTTCTTGTTGAGGTATGTTAGACACTAGCAATGTTAAGACCGGGAAATTGTTGCTGAAAAGATCTTTGATGCTGACCTCATTCATTTTATACTTTAAGGTGCCTGGTGAATGCTTCATTGGTGCATACAACATCGACATTGTAAAGGAGTACACACCAATACACTTACCAACAGTTGAGGTGAATTATGTGgaattttttcttacaaaatatGAATTGGATTTTGTATTTAGATATACTCTGAGTTGTTGAGCTAGCAAGGGTTCCTGGATAGGTATTTAAGATTCCCAATCTCTCGAATTGTGTAGAGAAAACAATCtgtggattttttttatctgtgccagaatataaaaagaaaaaacttgtaTGTTGTGTTGATGATGTATCAAGAACATGGAAGTCTCTTTTCCTGGCTTATCAATACACTGTCCAATTTTCAAGAATCCTTTCTTGATTGCAACGATTAACTAACTAGTTCCAAATGTTGTGCCAATTTGTGATCTGATAAATTTGGTGTTGGATCCATGATGTAAAGAGAAAGCTGGGATACACAGTATTCTGTTATATAGAAATGGAAGTGATATTCACATTGTAGCATTAGATATTATAGAATTTTTTTAGATTTCAACTATTTTAAAGTTCCAAATGGAGAAAATGGAGGCAAATCAGGATATCttaaatagttaaaaataatatatgGAAGTATCAATGACATTTAGATGAATGTTAATCCTATtactcattcatttcatatactGGATGAGTACTATTGCAATAATCTGCTATACAGGTTAAACAAATTGAGTAATGATTACTAGTAAAATAAAGGCAATGATGAAACCAACCCTAACTTAGTTAGCCAAAAAATTGACATTATCATTTCGTGTTGTAGACTATCTAATGGACTAACAAACCTTTCAGCTCAGGTTGCTAAAAGTGACAACTTGATCCAAACTGATACAAGTCTTCTGTCTAGTAAGTTTCAACCTGCTCTAGAATTGGCTTTGATATGCAGTTGAAAGACTATGAACCATGAGAAGTGGCAGGATGACATACAAATACATTAACCCCTGAAGGTTTTTAAGAGTCTTTAATCTGTTCAATAGGTCATTCATCACATATTTGGTGTGTTATAGTCCGCCTTCTTTAGAAACAGGCATCTGCACCTGTTGGATGTAAGTCCAAGTCTTGAACTTGGCTCTAGTACCAACTATAAGGACCCAGTCCAAAACTTACATCGAGGCTGCGgtttggtggatcccaacccTTCTCATAGTTGGCTTCTGACCAAGAAGACTGTGAACCTGGACAGGTGGTAGGATTATACACAAGTATATCAACCCATGTGATTTCCTAAAATCTTTGAAGATATAGATaggacctatgtcacataggtacgggtacgggtacggaccattttcaaaaaatttgggtacggggtacggccgtacacacacgggcatatatatatatatatatatatcaaaaattttcaaacaaaataacatattcacacatatatatcaaaaaattgcaaacagaaTAAAATCATGG
This window of the Nymphaea colorata isolate Beijing-Zhang1983 chromosome 2, ASM883128v2, whole genome shotgun sequence genome carries:
- the LOC116247732 gene encoding uncharacterized protein LOC116247732 isoform X5, with the protein product MTKFNPISTTDVPISFLEKFHLSSISFSIHQVVAMLVNKRCKKDIVTLMAHSISFQCDIWDDSAKIVSSISSLQMLDPCSKKAWLFDKNEKILHDDGFAGNQQPFINADIEISSLHNDLELSIKVVLLPVEVVCDPELVAGLLYFSQVLGCFESHYDMVLSSLNYFENIKTRLSKKAEFILMNRAKLTLDVSLSNAVVRIPLKGNGSTSHEMVFVLGELLLGFHPDRHGECASVFESLPDFTDSSIINLSGYMSGAIEMLYDAYCIKLVKCEGLVAADSSQLIPVFDILDASIVLKSSIIQDECLLKQLEVDFHANSMGFRMSASLYRMLFDLQNWLVITREVYEQATKERSEFVTISANRSKFDTAPDRYIFNGDISAAVKCITVHVDLEDGDPEKSIKLAVTLGQLDLSYVCEMLIQKFAFSTKEMDVKAFNSGGQSLGSLIFLNRESFRPHSDIKGVDYDPNVQSEKLKNVFVDGSFTFQWRRQRSADSIFDEVMIFITNADIHCYPRICGLLLNLFEGFDEQDGQLTAYSTGTLHSSKMGLPKSNLRCGVGPQRFGFSNFSMNGVHGTESIPLDQFPFLSVCSLGLVDTVESSLPFRVDDWRKTFSLKDCKSSSVSHDKFVYAKNFLVTSLRKKSSHKFGATSAVGSPQDTDQLVLDVDLSGIKVHFHDSSCILATVTMPALRSLSSFHGADNWDILLSTEGLSISSSWCSPNFHGNLFGPALPTHPPVVNVRVQKNQTFVFSKIELGFSIQHTCCILPAELLAAFIGYFSLPEWTLTSKEQFFSPRKNTGSKHCEFSFKFEVLDSALVLPSENDIHYPLKMGIQQLHCCVVPELVSADALNGRPSSSVMSTSGIRDMTQVVNLFGQGLSLSLILLKDDLQMEKGYASLDYVVLVETCNIDLQIKIPSGASSGHSLVPAVTACIDSVEVVAAGRYFLGGLEAVSNAIDELSSVSMQSQCFTSDILQFRLLKRNLVKSLSFIPEVPMDLCMDTKVSIKALSVKLLDFEGLLSSQKAIAKANMGINFSASFQHETLICLDIEISDFILHSTSDSVVLAAFKRDFSPSSLDIRISLSEEHKHEISLEISSLHVWLYLVEWMEIFDLLYSYAQDTARTTSMTSFHSSDPSEQSASLGLNSSDLSLVTSFARSTEDISEPSHYLSLQSKCICIYFHFPIKLNVEADPLDEDPNIQKGSFSEKCFVSENNGTLFASLNSNLCKYIVLSLESRDTKLDITGKVVRLDSCIEKVEGRLEKVDGSSVHSIPFFLLLQIKILMEACMKEGTIHASINAHLGTLDMWFSYYTFHFCNGAFQRVPEVKSSQALAVIMIVNASLKKSTLLLSDGRWSCSGPVMEILTRNLFVRANHDHEILKASVEGDLLVNYNNIHKVAWEPFVEPWSFNLMLVRKLEKDGLVQTLSGTEVHLTSTAHLNINVTESLFEVVYRGMQMINDAWSRHGVDDTELKMKKELLNTDGSCERRYAPYIIQNDTCLPLLFWIFEDNKKSSFEANVEILVQPGSSVPIYIEESPEENFFHHRSSCSFDRFDEKRSHSAQHHMISIQIEGTSGASAPMSMDLVGLSYFEVDFSKRSDLLVLDGRSEACRDTARTDKSGNVSEVGLTVPVAYEVSIQHYSKLIRLYSTVIFHNATSMPLELRFDIPFGISPKILDPILPGQELPLPVHLAESGRMRWRPLGSDFLWSEAQTLLNILSPEIRTGTLRSSVCYPSLPSKDPFRCCIAVHDIPLNPPCFRRFSSTGNLVQPFQNTSKLKKRFIRQIKLITPLVVKNYLPVALKCTIVSSGVPSKISIPEVDTVFVSHIDSSHDLGITFYLDGFQPSFLLFPRAETVLSTSKSNEERFSSYETVIFYPDVTKGGPPICVDVEKGMSTVCGAREISVSVPYLLYNCTGLTLVIADADNRHKENACLIPSSYSLIWGKQLLNDRRGLAQVSCEQGSSASIDVIDSQDVFPSYMIPYRERPYCSGIFHKQLQTSSPLVQGQKHIDHLEPDVIERSSFCGFARKQRASSQLVLPEVSRSFVNVGIDARRKVKACMYSSAQGHSSTEKVVLSICMPGSTNLDTLKSKWSNPLFLASVTGSTSIVIPQPDGSGAFIVSVTSSPISGAFAGRSRMITFQPRYVISNSCNKDLYYKQKGCDSFYILGVGKHCHLHLSDAARELLVSIRFDEPGWQWSGGFLPDQLGDTLVKMHNYITGAFTMVRVEVQNADVSIKDEEIVGSSTGGSGTYLILLSDDNTGFMPYRIDNFSMDRLRIYQQNCERFESIVHPYTSCSYAWDEPQFPHRLLVEVPGECFIGAYNIDIVKEYTPIHLPTVENPERTFFLSVHAEGAVKVLSVMDLKFHSLEDMKEPGLYGSKRRKGLEQMPEKILFNEKITVSIPFIGISLIDSTPQELIFASARELKIEMLQTLEQQKLFVQVLSLQIDNQLRSTVCPIILSIDHESCSIPQQKRVEVDITASEKLTTVSHDGLYEPVFFLTATKWRNDDNSLVSFKNISLRLAPLHIELEEQILLSVLNFVNSVAFRQQADSTLEHSVAVKKTRENVEKVSHQCRYVRDDWYMKSQNGLEVRSLASSTYLGNQDIMSSLPCVVPIGAPWQQIFLLARRQRKIYVEEFYVSPFWLTISFSSSPWMQKPAFKSQKPVIHLSNNGILRVLIALVDIEEAPIYLRQLTILHHLASWEAIQDIVIKHYTRQLFQELYKVFWSAGVIGNPMGFVRNVGLGIKEFILVPVKGVWQSPGGLFQGVLYGTQSLLGNTIYAISNATTQFSRAARKGVVAFAFDEQSVGEMERRQMYHGSHGKGILDDILEGFTGLLQSPIQGAERHGLPGALSGMVSGTAKLIARPIVSVLELTGRTAMSIRNRSGPRQAKLGRVRVPRPVSRELPLRPYSLEEAVGISMLIEADDARFRDEFLVTCKALKQAGNFVIVTRRLMLVVKCCSLTAVSSIHNPEWVVELEMDLYSIVHIDTEGETLNIVSTRTETAQGQQKTSHLKRWKPRSIPLVQRSIEMPTVEAAREVLQILWTAIDGQKHRGLKVHLLHRNMLR